In Castanea sativa cultivar Marrone di Chiusa Pesio chromosome 6, ASM4071231v1, a single window of DNA contains:
- the LOC142639383 gene encoding alpha-1,3-arabinosyltransferase XAT3-like yields the protein MTDSFSQDGQGRKSEDRVQLETTGFSCHSDLHSEVCVTKKPVTIDNSALIAYLQSSQVQVNHTVRPYARKEDEMAMEQVSPVQILDGNASSPACQFTHDVPAVVFSSGGFTAKDGGVHCFPGAIIGLKYHDNLALSPTEIPGGYSMFDFKHFLRETYNLKIKNVSDIEKPKLLLISRPKTRKFMNEDEMVDMMEELGFEVVVATPNRMSNLDNFAEVLNSCSVMVGAHSAGVTNAVFLPAGAVLVQVVPLGLDWASTAYFGGPAKEMGMHYLEYKIEPKESSLFKEYGPDHPVISDPMSIFMKGYNAARATYVDGQNLMINLVRFRDTLEKAMKFLGH from the exons ATGACGGATTCGTTCTCTCAAGATGGACAAGGcagaaaaa GTGAAGATCGAGTTCAGCTTGAAACCACTGGTTTTTCTTGCCACTCTGACCTTCACTCAGAAGTATGTGTCACAAAAAAACCAGTTACAATTGACAACAGTGCACTAATTGCTTACCTACAATCCTCTCAAGTCCAAGTTAACCACACGGTTAGACCATATGCTAGGAAAGAGGATGAGATGGCTATGGAACAAGTCTCACCTGTGCAAATACTTGATGGAAATGCTAGCTCACCTGCTTGTCAATTCACTCATGATGTCCCAGCTGTTGTGTTCTCCTCTGGTGGCTTCACAG CAAAAGATGGAGGTGTTCACTGCTTTCCTGGAGCAATTATAGGGTTAAAGTACCATGACAATCTAGCCTTAAGTCCTACAGAAATTCCTGGAGGGTATTCCATGTTTGACTTCAAGCATTTCCTAAGAGAAACATATAACCTGAAGATAAAGAATGTTTCTGATATAGAAAAGCCAAAGCTGCTTCTTATATCTCGTCCTAAAACAAGAAAGTTTATGAATGAAGATGAAATGGTGGATATGATGGAGGAACTAGGTTTTGAAGTTGTTGTGGCAACGCCTAATAGGATGTCAAACTTGGACAATTTTGCAGAGGTACTCAACTCGTGTAGTGTCATGGTTGGAGCACATAGTGCTGGAGTTACAAACGCTGTGTTCTTGCCTGCTGGGGCAGTATTGGTCCAAGTGGTGCCACTGGGGTTGGATTGGGCTTCAACAGCTTACTTTGGTGGACCAGCAAAAGAGATGGGGATGCATTATTTAGAGTACAAGATTGAGCCGAAGGAGAGTTCGCTTTTCAAAGAGTATGGTCCAGACCACCCAGTAATTTCTGATCCCATGTCTATATTCATGAAGGGCTACAATGCTGCAAGAGCTACATATGTTGACGGGCAGAACCTGATGATAAACTTGGTAAGGTTTAGGGATACCCTTgagaaagcaatgaagtttctTGGACACTAA